Below is a genomic region from Pseudarthrobacter sulfonivorans.
TGCCGGCGGCGAGGGCCGGGCCGATCTTCCAGATGGCCATCATGAAGGGGTAGTTCCACGGGGTGATCTGTGCGACCACGCCGAGGGGTTCCCGCCGGATGGAGGAGGTGAAGCCCTCGACGTACTCCGTGGACGCCGTGCCGGATACCACCCGGCAGGCACCGGCGAAGAAGCGCAGCTGGTCGGCGCCCCGCAGGATCTCCAGCTCGCGGGTCGCGGCACGGGGCTTTCCGGTGCACGCCACTTCGGCCTCCAGCAGGCTGTCCACGTTGGCTTCGATGAGGTCCGCGAGCTTGAGCAGCATGGCCTGGCGTTCGCCCGGCGTCGTGCGCTTGTACCTCTTGAATGCCTGCTGCGCGGCCTGGAAGGCGAGGTCGACGGCGGCCGCATCGCTGTCGGGGGCGCTGCCGATCTGGAGTCCCGTTGCCGGGTCGAAGAAGGGCAGGCTGGCCGGGGCGTCAACGGCCTGGCCGTTGATGATGTTCTTAAGCGTGATCACGTGGGGCTCCAGTCAGTTGCTCTTGGGGGAACGGGTGGTGGGATCCTGCGGCAGGTGCAGCACGGCGGGCAAACCGGATTCGACGGCGCGGCGGAACGCACCGGCGAAGTCCTCAGCCTTCTCAATCCGCTCGCCGTAGCCGCCGTAAGAGCGGGCCAGTGCAGCGAAGTCCGGGTTGGTCATGTGAGTGCCGGAGGGGCGGCCCGGGTAGTGGGCTTCCTGGTGTTCACGGATCGTGGCAAAGATGCCGTTGTCCACCACCAGCACGATGAACTTCGCGCCGTGGCCCATGGCAGTGGCGATTTCCTGGCCGTTCATCATGAAGCAGCCGTCACCGGCCACCGAAATGACCTGCCGGCCCGGGTAGGCCAGCGAGGCGGCCACCGCTGCCGGGATCCCCATGCCCATCGCACCGTTCCGCGGCGCGGCCAGGGAGTTCGCACTGTTGTGTCGCAGGTAGCGGGCCGGCCAGAGGGCGTGGTTGCCGGCACCGAAGGTCAGGACGGCGTCGTCGGCCATTTCCTGGCTCAGGATTTCCATCACGACGCCGAGGTCCACGCCGGCCCCGCCGTCCGGCTGGGCGGAGGAGAACTTGAGGTAGTCGGCACGGGCGTCGGCGAACCAGCCGGCCACCGGCCGCACCGCGGACTCCAAGCCGGCCAGCACTGTGGAGAACGCCGTGACGTCGGCGGTGATGTGCTGGTCCATCCGGCCGAAGTGGCCCAGGAGATCGGCGTCTGCGTTGACCACTACGGTGTGGGCGTCGAGGCCGCGCGTGTAACCGTCGGAGAGAACGTCGCCGCGGACGCAGCCGAGGAAGACAATCAGGTCCGCCGCCTCAAGCCGGGCCGCATTGGCGTCGCTGCGGCCGTAGCCGAGGAAGCCGGCGTAGGCGTCGGAACGGTGCGGCACGGCGTCGTAGGCGCGGAAATCCGCGACGACGGGGACGCCGTGACGGGCAGCCCAGCGGGCCAGCGCTTCGCCGGATTCCTGCGTCCAGCCTTCGCCGCCCACCACGATGAGGGGCTTGCTGGCGCCGGCGAGCCGGGCTTCGAGCTGTGCCAGGTCCGGGGCGGCCGGGGCCGGGCGGGAGACCTTGCGCGGTTCCACGGTCCCGGATTCAATGGCGTGGACCAGGACGTCTTCGGGGAGTCCGATCACCACGGGTCCGGGGCGTCCGCTCAGTGCGGTGAAGATGGCGTCGTCCACGACGCGGGCGGCGGAAGCGGCGTCGTCGAGTGTTACCACTTTCTTGGCGGTGCTGCCGAACCAGGCGTTGATGTCGAATTCCTGGAAGGATTCGCGGCCGCGGTCCGCCACGGGGATGAGGCCCACGAAGAGGATCATGGGGGTGGCGTCCTGGTGTGCGGTGTGGATGGCGATGAAGGCGTTGGCCGCTCCGGGGCCACGGGTCACCATGGCTACACCGGGCAGGTCGGTGAGGCGGCCTTCAGCGAGTGCCATGAACCCGGCACCGCCTTCATGCCTGGTCACGACGGTTTCAATGGAGGAGCCGTGCAGGCCGTCCAGGACATCCAGGAAGCTTTCGCCGGGGACGCCGTAGACCCGCTTGACGCCGGCACGTTCGAGCTGGGCCACAATCAGGTGGCCGGCGGTGGTTGTTGTGCTCAATGCTTCATACCTTCTTCTTCGATACTGAGGGCAGGCAGGACCAGGCCTGAGAGTGCGGTCAGGACCGACACGACCAGCAGGATGATGGCCCCGGGCCAGAATGAGTTGCCACTGGCAGCCACGAGGGCCGTGGCAATGAGTGGAATAAAACCGGAAATAACGCCGGCGCTATTGGAGGTGATGGCTACTCCGGTGTAGCGGACGCGGGTGGCGAACAGGGCCGTCAGGGCTGTGCCCGAGACGGCGTAGGGAATGGACAGAGTGGCCACGCCGATGATCATGGCGCCGATGACCAGCACCGGGTTCGCGGTGTTGATGGCCAGGAAGACCGGGACGGCCACAAGCGCAGAAGCCACGCCGCCCCAAAGGATCACCTTGCTGGCGCCGTACTTCTCGCCCATTCGTCCGGCCCAGATGAGGACGAAGATCTCGAACACAGCGGCGAGGAGCGAGCCCAGCAGGAGGGTTTCGTAGGGCATCTTGAGGACCTTGGTGCCGTAGAAGACCACAAAGCTGGTGATGAGGTAGAAGCCGCCGATGCCCAGCAGCGCGGAGCACATGCCGACCAGGATCTGCCGCCAGCTGTTCTTCAGGACACCACGGATGGGCGCATGTTCGGTCTCGCCGGCTTCCATCAGGGCTTCGAATTCAGGGGATTCACTGAGGCGGCTGCGGATCCACATGGAGATGGCCAGCAGCGGGATGGCCGCGACGAACGGGATGCGCCAGCCCCAGGCGTCAAAGTCGGTCTGCCCAACGAGGTAGAGCATGC
It encodes:
- a CDS encoding thiamine pyrophosphate-dependent enzyme is translated as MSTTTTAGHLIVAQLERAGVKRVYGVPGESFLDVLDGLHGSSIETVVTRHEGGAGFMALAEGRLTDLPGVAMVTRGPGAANAFIAIHTAHQDATPMILFVGLIPVADRGRESFQEFDINAWFGSTAKKVVTLDDAASAARVVDDAIFTALSGRPGPVVIGLPEDVLVHAIESGTVEPRKVSRPAPAAPDLAQLEARLAGASKPLIVVGGEGWTQESGEALARWAARHGVPVVADFRAYDAVPHRSDAYAGFLGYGRSDANAARLEAADLIVFLGCVRGDVLSDGYTRGLDAHTVVVNADADLLGHFGRMDQHITADVTAFSTVLAGLESAVRPVAGWFADARADYLKFSSAQPDGGAGVDLGVVMEILSQEMADDAVLTFGAGNHALWPARYLRHNSANSLAAPRNGAMGMGIPAAVAASLAYPGRQVISVAGDGCFMMNGQEIATAMGHGAKFIVLVVDNGIFATIREHQEAHYPGRPSGTHMTNPDFAALARSYGGYGERIEKAEDFAGAFRRAVESGLPAVLHLPQDPTTRSPKSN
- a CDS encoding MFS transporter; this encodes MAINDSTATGVDQQVPRIVDENVTRKVALAALVGTALEWYDFFLFTTAAALVFNAQYFVSDDPFVAAMSSFATLAVGFVARPIGGFIFGSLGDKVGRKKILMVTIVGIGVVTGLIGLLPNYMTIGVAAPIILVALRILQGLAVGGEWSGAVIIAVENAPVAKRARYAALPQIGSPIGTILSSGGFFGMLYLVGQTDFDAWGWRIPFVAAIPLLAISMWIRSRLSESPEFEALMEAGETEHAPIRGVLKNSWRQILVGMCSALLGIGGFYLITSFVVFYGTKVLKMPYETLLLGSLLAAVFEIFVLIWAGRMGEKYGASKVILWGGVASALVAVPVFLAINTANPVLVIGAMIIGVATLSIPYAVSGTALTALFATRVRYTGVAITSNSAGVISGFIPLIATALVAASGNSFWPGAIILLVVSVLTALSGLVLPALSIEEEGMKH